In Castanea sativa cultivar Marrone di Chiusa Pesio chromosome 6, ASM4071231v1, a single window of DNA contains:
- the LOC142639950 gene encoding uncharacterized protein LOC142639950 → MDKSWMPMAKTPDGRLSRPYIEGVNTFINFARSVVDLSGNVPCSCIHCVNCYRQSPQIVRIHLLHRGIMQSYINWYNHGEPHVLNENIHDNEMSDGDRMDGIDALVGDRIRGEPRNATEDEAVCHFDKLEEDTKRELYPGYTDYSILKFIIDMLNVNIMTNLSNKGLDMMLELLTKVLPKDNLVPRSTYEAKKYYMTWENENLDKCPVCEVPRYRDTRAQGKKIPHKVLHYFQLTLRLRRLYMSSQRAKDMRWYIDKRVDDGIMRHPVDSEEWKEFDLQRLDFALEPRNVRLGLATNGFNPFGNMNNNYSIWPVILILYNLPPWLVMKEPYFMLSLLIPGPHQPGNEINIYLKPLVNELKELWEEGVETYDAYSKGHFQMRATLLWTIHDYPGFDNVSGWSTKGYHSCYTCNGEPYSEILESKIGFINHRAYLSMQHRWRHSRLHNGLSKKWKRSLELQVGKIQEQLDRMANIILGKHPSNKKRQLIREPNWSKVSILYKLPYWKNKKLKHNIDVMHVEKNISESTFGTLLGIEGRNKNTDKVWIELQNMNFRHMLHLKQRPDGSYDKPRAFFSLSLNERDGFYDFLKSVKYPDGYAANISRSMNAKNGRLSGLKSHNCHVLLQQILPIGLQGFAHKDISIVLFELGSFFQDLCSRTLKRSELEKLEERIVLILCKLERFFPPAFFDVMVHLAIARPTGGRRNDGNLSRALLDTAHWYLLYNSPELEPYLNEHKSTLQNPTRDAITQIQRQEFPSGSENMNRLKVNKSPKATKELWSLANGPKPHVKEYTVYMVNGVKFHTRDLDNHHCEWYNTGTNGRRRTIKTDAHCTSIDVTSRWGVFDVSEVGGGESNDNTKDSDAFQQEAIVDVISINVEDNIIDYCMGDVETEVVLEGGTSRDANQNEEHDILDVDLDMDYDM, encoded by the exons atggataaaagttggatgcCAATGGCTAAGACACCTGATGGTAGATTAAGTCGTCCATATATtgaaggggtcaatacatttattaattttgcaagATCGGTTGTGGACTTGAGTGGTAATGTTCCGTGCTCGTGTATTCACTGTGTGAATTGCTATCGACAATCTCCTCAAATTGTGCGTATCCATTTGCTTCATCGTGGGATTATGCAATCTTACATTAATTGGTATAATCATGGAGAACCTCATGTATTGAACGAGAACATTCATGATAATGAAATGTCAGATGGTGATCGTATGGATGGTATCGATGCCTTGGTAGGTGACCGAATCAGAGGGGAACCAAGAAATGCAACCGAAGATGAGGCGGTGTGTCATTTTGACAAACTTGAGGAAGATACAAAGCGTGAGTTGTATCCGGGTTACACTGATTATAGTATCTTGAAGTTTATTATTGACATGTTGAATGTAAATATAATGACCAACTTGAGTAATAAGGGACTTGATATGATGCTAGAATTGCTGACAAAGGTTTTACCAAAAGATAACTTGGTTCCAAGGTCAACTTATGAAGCAAAGAAGTATTACATGACTTGG gaaaatgaaaaccttgATAAATGTCCAGTGTGTGAGGTGCCTAGGTACAGGGATACACGTGCCCAAGGTAAGAAGATTCCTCATAAGGTATTGCATTACTTCCAATTGACACTGAGACTGAGGAGATTGTATATGTCAAGCCAAAGAGCTAAGGACATGAGATGGTATATAGACAAACGAGTGGATGATGGGATAATGAGGCATCCAGTTGATAGTGAGGAatggaaggagtttgatttGCAACGTCTTGATTTTGCCCTCGAACCTCGTAATGTAAGGTTAGGGTTGGCTACAAATGGATTTAACCCTTTTGGGAATATGAACAACAACTATAGTATATGGCCTGTCATACTTATCCTCTATAACCTACCGCCTTGGTTGGTTATGAAAGAGCCATATTTTATGTTATCCCTGCTTATTCCTGGTCCCCATCAACCAGGAAATGAGATTAATATTTACTTGAAACCATTGGTTAACGAGTTGAAGGAGTTGTGGGAAGAAGGTGTAGAAACTTATGATGCTTATAGTAAAGGGCATTTTCAGATGCGTGCAACTTTGTTGTGGACAATACATGACTATCCAGGATTTGATAACGTGTCTGGGTGGAGTACAAAGGGTTATCATTCTTGTTACACTTGCAATGGTGAACCATATTCAGAAattttggaaagtaaaattggaTTCATTAACCATCGAGCTTATTTGTCTATGCAACATCGTTGGAGACATAGTCGGTTGCATAATGGTTTATCGAAGAAATGGAAGAGATCTTTAGAGTTACAAGTGGGAAAGATACAAGAGCAATTAGATAGAAtggcaaatataattttaggaaagcATCCAAGTaataagaagagacaactcATTAGGGAGCCAAATTGGTCAAAGGTAAGTATTTTGTATAAGCTTCCATACTGGAAAAATAAGAAGCTTAAGCACAACATTGATGTCATGCATGTGGAGAAGAACATTAGTGAGAGTACTTTCGGTACTTTGTTGGGCATTGAGGGGAGAAACAAGAATACTGACAAGGTATGGATAGAAttgcaaaatatgaactttaggCACATGTTGCATTTGAAACAACGTCCTGATGGATCATATGACAAGCCTCGGGCTTTCTTTTCACTAAGCCTAAATGAAAGGGATGGTTTCTATGACTTTTTGAAATCAGTCAAGTATCCGGATGGCTATGCAGCCAACATATCAAGGTCAATGAATGcaaaaaatggtagattatCTGGTTTGAAAAGCCACAACTGTCATGTGCTACTACAACAAATTCTTCCAATTGGGTTGCAAGGGTTTGCACATAAAGATATTAGTATTGTATTGTTTGAGTTGGGCAGCTTCTTTCAAGACTTATGCTCAAGGACCCTAAAGCGGAGTGAATTAGAGAAACTAGAAGAACGTATAGTTCTTATACTATGCAAACTTGAGAGATTCTTTCCTCCAGCATTCTTTGATGTTATGGTCCACCTTGCT ATTGCCCGACCTACAGGTGGTAGGCGAAATGATGGCAACTTGTCTCGTGCATTGCTCGATACTGCTCATTGGTACTTGTTGTACAATAGTCCTGAGCTAGAGCCTtatttaaa TGAACACAAAAGCACATTGCAGAATCCTACTAGAGATGCCATAACTCAAATCCAACGACAAGAGTTCCCAAGTGGTTCAGAGAAC ATGAATAGATTGAAAGTTAACAAGTCACCTAAAGCTACTAAAGAGTTATGGTCATTAGCAAATGGTCCTAAGCCACATGTGAAGGAGTACACAGTTTATATGGTCAATGGTGTAAAGTTCCATACAAGGGACCTAGACAATCATCAT TGTGAATGGTACAATACTGGTACCAATGGTCGAAGGAGAACGATAAAAACAGATGCACAttgcacaagcattgatgtTACAAGTCGGTG GGGAGTGTTTGATGTCTCGGAAGTCGGGGGTGGAGAATCCAATGATAATACAAAAGATAGTGACGCATTCCAACAAGAAGCAATTGTTGATGTTATCTCTATCAATGTTGAAGACAATATTATTGACTATTGTAtgggtgatgttgaaactgaggTTGTTCTTGAAGGTGGAACTTCAAGAGATGCTAATCAAAATGAAGAGCATGACATACTTGATGTTGATCTTGATATGGATTATGATATGTAG